A genomic segment from Tachypleus tridentatus isolate NWPU-2018 unplaced genomic scaffold, ASM421037v1 Hic_cluster_2, whole genome shotgun sequence encodes:
- the LOC143243280 gene encoding uncharacterized protein LOC143243280: MANYTQLFYIFGSFLLVSGFKFVYETERGSTLTLICSNQAYKRGRKEIVIWYSNRNELVINNERTQIKYGGKLVLTDVEFEDAGIYTCKNREGDYKHDVRVYVPAENLNCTRGYQRDVNRCYPCPPGHYDNGSQTHCLPCPGGTYMTSFAADACIPCPGDKITDEEGADNKDLCRNRIEVVSKATLHLTSKSTVPRCAWRTALILMCLTALCVLCFFYTWKSKPREERNVLKNRVEHKQLGDEKITTDELDILEAMPLIPECEKEGLCKRMLRRQKLIFQESKKVTKRTTLETIYENDLERKEYFGSKFN, translated from the exons atggctaattacactcaattattttatattttcggtagtttcctgcttgtttcaggttttaaattCGTCTACGAAACTGAACGTGGTTCTActcttacattaatatgttcaaacCAAGCTTATAAAAGAGGGAGAAAAGAAATAGTTATTTGGTACTCAAATCGCAAtgaactagttattaataatgagagaacgcaaataaaatacggtggcAAATTAGTGCTAACCGACGTGGAATTTgaagacgcgggaatttacacatgcaaaaatcgtgaaggtgattacaaacatgatgtcagag tgtatgttccagccgaGAATCTCAACTGTACTCGTGGATACCAAAGAGATGttaacaggtgtt atccatgtcctcctggacACTATGATAACGGATCCCAAACTCACTGCCTGCCGTGTCCAGGAGGAACTTACATGACATCATTTGCTGCTGACGCCTGTATACCTTGTCCTGGagataaaattactgatgaagaaggagctgataataaagatctttgtagaa ATCGAATTGAAGTGGTTTCGAAGGCTACGCTTCACTTGACTTCAAAATCTACAGTTCCAAGATGTGCTTGGCGAACAGCACTCATTTTGATGTGTCTTactgctttgtg CGTACTTTGTTTTTTCTACACCTGGAAATCTAAACCTCGGGAAGaacggaatgttttgaaaaaccgtgTCGAACACAAACAGCTTGGTGATGAAAAGATAACCACTGATGAATTGGATATTttggaggctatgccactgatccCTGAATGTGAGAAAGAAGGTCTCTGCAAAAGAAtgttaagaagacaaaaactaatattCCAAGAAAGCAAAAAAGTGACCAAACGAACAACCCTGGAGACGATATATGAAAACGACCTAGAGAGAAAGGAATActttggttcgaaattcaattaa